The following DNA comes from Halostagnicola kamekurae.
CGAGCAAACTATGACAACGCTAAAACGCAAATTCGGTACCGAAACGAATCTCGTCGGTGCGTGGCTCTCGATCGGCCACCCCACGGTCGCAGAAGTAACGGCGACGAGCGGATTTGATTTCGTTCTTATCGATACCGAACATACGACGTTGAGTCTGGAAACGGTCGAAGATATGTCCCGCGCTGTCGATGCCGCCGCTGGAGACACGAAAACGCTGGTTCGAGTCCCATCGGACGATCCCGTTCGAATCAAGCGGGTACTGGATATCGGCGTCGCGGGGATCATGGTCCCGAGTATTGAGACTGCCACGGAAGCACGAAAAATCGTCCAGTCAGTCACCTATCCCCCGGAGGGAATTCGGGGCGTCGCATCGGGTCGTGCAGCGGCATACGGCGACGACTTTCAGCAGTACGTCGAGACGGCAAGCGAGACGATCACGACGGTCGTACAGATCGAAACCCAGACCGGACTCGACAACGCCGACGCGATAGCCGCGGTCGACGGCATCGACGCCGTCTTCGTGGGTCCCGCCGATCTCTCCGCCAATCTGGGCATCTTCGGCGAATGGGAGAACGACCGCCTCGATACGGCCATCGATCGGGTGGTGAGTGCGGGAGAGAGCGCCGAGATCCCGGTCGGAACGCTCGTCGTCGATCCGGCAGACATCGAAACGCGCGTCGAGCAGGAGTTCGACTTCCTCATCGTCGGAAAGGATACGACTCACCTGTCGACCGCAAACGAGCGCATACGCGAGCGATACGAAAAGGAGGTCTCACAGCAGACGGCGACCTCGCTGAGCGAAGACTGACTGGTTTCGTCTCACGTCACAACGTCGATTTCTCGATCGCAGGTCGAACCGGGACGACTTGCCGTATCTCGGTGCAAACCGTCTGGTTCCGAATCTCGAGGTGTCGAATTACTCGCGGCCGTGAGCGAAAAGCGACGCGATCAGTTCGACGTCGGCACACGCCTCGGAGATCGGAGTCGGAACCGCAGCGCCGTCCCGGGAACACGCGATAAATCGCTCGAGCTCGCGTTTGAAACTCTCCTCTCGCGTCGGGCTGTACTGACAGTCGACCGTTTCCTCGGTGCCAGACCTGATAGACAGCGACGCCGAATTGTATTTGACGAACGGATGGTCGAACTCGAGTGAGAGCATCCGATCGGGCGTGTCGATCCGGAGGAACTGCTCGTGCCAGTGCCGGTTGGAATCGCCGGTCTGGAGGACACAGCGCTCGCCGCCGTCGAAAACGAGGTGCGCGGTGGCGAAGTAGCCGTCACGGACGAAATCGACGTGCTCGATCGAGGCGACGTCGCCGAAGAGCCCTCGAAGCGCGTTGACGTCGTGACAGATGTGCTCGAGTTGAAAGTCGTACGCTGCGGCGAGATCGTCGTCGTCGGTCTCGATCGCTTGTTTACACTGTCGACGCCGTCGCTCGGTGCTCCGCTCGATAAACGAATCAGACAGTTCCGGTTCGACGAGATCGTAGATATCCGGCAGGGATTTCGAGAAGTCAGCATCGACTGCGTAGTCGGTGATACTGTCGATTTGCTCGACATCTGTGAGTTCGTCGGCCAGTCGCTCGTAGGCCAGTTCGAAGCGGCGATTGTACGCGACCATCGCGGTCGCATCGCTCTGCTCGGCGACCGTCGCAAGCTGTCGCGCATCCGCCGGTCGAACGGCAAGCGGTTTCTCGACGAGCGTATCGAGGCCGGACTCGAGCGTCGTTTCGACGATGTCAGCGTGTGTCTGCATCGGCGTCGTTATAATCACGGCGTCGATATCGGACTCGTCGATCAACTGCTGTGCCTCCGTATAGCGTCGCTCCGGCGGCACGTTGTATCGTTCGCCGAGCGCCTCAATCACGTTCTCCGCGGGGTCGCATATCGCGGCGAGTTCCGCATCCGGAATTTCGACGACGTTCGGGATGTGCATGATCTGTGCGATGGTCCCGCAGCCGATAATACCAAACCTCATAAACGCAGATTCGAAGAGCGATTACTAAAAGCTTCCTCCGCGTCGAGTCCGTCCGTCATCGTCGTCTCGAGAAATGAATCCGTTTGAACCCCGATGGCTAGTTCGTTCGATGCTCGCAAACAGATAGTGACGTCGCTTTCCAACCGGATCGCTTCTCCGGCTGGGACTCGGAACGGCAACCGCTAGTGTAACCATCCATACGGTCTGTGACGGTCGAGACGAAATTACACGTGTTGAACGGCGATGGTGGCATACAAGCTAAGCCGAGCGAGCCAAGCCCACAGAGAAAGGGGGTCACAGCGGTTTTACTCCCAACCTACCCGTCGAACGAGAGGACCGATTTCAGCGTGTCAGGGGAATCTTCGAACGCCGCATCGATTTCGTCGAGTCCGTAGCGGCCAGTCACGAGTTCGTCTAATAGCGGTTTCGGTGCCGTCTCGAGCCACTCTACAGCAGCCTCGAAGTGGCGTTTGCGAGAGTTGACCACGCCGAGTAGCGCCTTGTTCGTGACGACGAGCTCCGAGTGGAACGCGCCGCAATCGACGTCGAACGTCATCGACTCGTCCGGAATCCCCTGAACGGTCGCGACGCCGTTCGGAGCGAGGGCGAAGACCGCATCAACGGCGTGTTTCGGATACCCGGTGGTCTCGAAGACGTAGTCTACCGGGTCGTGTTCGTCGGCGAACGCGGCCACGGGCAGCTCCCGCGAATCGACGTATGTGCTTCCCACACCTTCGATAACGTCGATCGTTGGATCCGGACGATCGCGTCGCCCGAGACAGTACGTCCGCGCGAACTCCTCGCCCGTCTCGAGACGGACAGTTGCGAGCAACCCGAGGTTGCCGTTTCCGAGCACGAACGCGCTCTCTGGACGCCAGTCGAACGCCGACCTGGCCGCGAAGGCCTGCTCAAGGGATTTCTCTATCAGGCTCGCCGGTTCAACGAGAAACCCGTAGGAGGCGATAGCATCGGGAATACGGACCAGATGCGCCGGGTCACTCGTGAAATACTCCGCCATGTAGCCGTGCATTCCCGTGATCCCCCGCTCGTGGAACGTCCCGGGCGGAGCCATATCGAGTTCTCCGTTCGTATCGAACCGCGTTTCGTGATCCGGGGAGCGCCGAACCAGCGGCGTTACGACGTCACCCGCTTCGAACGCGCTTCCGTTCGGATCGCAGACGACGCCCACCGCTTCGTGGCCGAGAACGAGGTGATTTTCGCCGTTCGGTGGTTGGCCGCCGATATCGCCGGCGACGATTCGCCTATCCGAACCGTCGATCCCGACCTCGAGAGTCCGTACCAACACTTCTCCGTCCGCAGGAGACGGTTTCTCGGTCTCGATGAGACGGACGTCCGACTCGTCTGGGAAGTACGCGACAGCGTCCATTTCGATGTAGTGTGATATTGGCACACAAAATGTTTGCCCTCACGGGAGCGGGAATTGCTTTTGAACCTCACGAACGACCGGCGTTTATCGCGAAACGCAGCCTACGCGTCGGCCCAACTATCTGCCGAACTAGCGTCGATGGCCGTCAAGGTCGCTCACAGATGTTTGGGAGAGACAAACGTACGACGGTGAGTACGCCGGTCGATCTGCGGTCTGACTCACTTCTATTGACAGGACGGTACAATTCCGATTTAGCGCACCCAATAGGGGAACGACTGAACGGCGGTGTCAGGAGGTAATTTGTGAGACAAGCAGATCGGAGTTGTTGTTTAGAACACCGACCGATTCCCTGTTCTGTGAGTCTTCTGCGTCGAAGTTAGCGGGACGAAGCTTGTCCAGGTTGCTCGCGACGTTTCCAGATGGTTGTAGACGACGAATTCCGGTTGTGATTGGAAACTCTTTACAGTAGTATGGTCGTAATTCTACGAAGTATGGCCTGGTGATAGGAGCCTGTTCTGGCAGTTGAGTCAGGCAGAAATAGCTGTTATGGAATACTAAACAAAACGAAGGGTCGTCGGTTATTATCCCGTATCCAATTATTTGATTACATCTATAGTTTAGAAGTATATACCACTACGATCGCCTTAATGGGGATAATATTGCGATCTCGGGATTCGATACAGCGATTCCGAATATTTATCTCTGGTGAACTTACGTTCATTATTTATGAACACATATCTGCCGACCACAGCCGCAAATGCCGTACTACGGCGAGAAAACTGCGTTGTCGGCTTTTCGTGTCGAAGAATCGCTTACCGATTCGCGATTCATAAACACATGTTTATATATGATGGTTGGTTACTAGGTGTACTATGGGTGAGAAAGCGAACAATCCCGTCAAATCGATCGTTACCACGTTCAATATCGTCCAGGCATTGCGTCGACAGGATGGAGCGGGTGTTACCGAACTGGCCACCGAACTCGATCTCCCGAAGAGTAGCGTGTACAACTATCTAAGCACCCTAGAGCAAGAGGAGTACGTCGTCAAGCGAGACGGGAAGTACCATCTCGGGCTTCGGTTTCTCGACCTTGGCCGATACGTTCGCGAGCGCGACGAACTCTACGAGACGGCCCGTCCCGAACTCGAGTCGATCGCGGCCGAAACAGACGAACTGGTCAATCTGTTGGTCGAGGAGCACGGTCAGGGCGTTTACGTCTGCCGAGTCCGCGGCGATCAAGCGGTCAACGTCGCGGCGAGTACCGGCCACCGAGTCTCGCTCCACAACACGGGACTCGGGAAGGCGATCCTCGCGTACCTTCCCGAAGACCGCGTCGACGAAATCCTCGACGAACACGGGATGGAGGCTGCTACCCCCCACTCGATAACCGATCGCGAGGAACTCAAGCGAGAACTCGATCGCATTCGAGAGGAAGGAGTGGCCTACGACCGCGAGGAACGGATCGACGGTCTCTGCTGTGTCGCCGTTCCGATTCTGGATCCCGACGATCGACCGATCGGTTCGCTCAGCGTCGCCGGCCCGACGAGCCGAATGAAGCGGGACCGACTCGAGACGGAGTTACCGGAACTCCTCGCGAGCGCAGCCAACGTGATCGAACTGAACCTCACATACTCCTGACCGGGCGTGTTTCTATCCCGTAAAGCTGTTCATCAATGATAAACAAGGGTTTAGCGAGGTTCCAACTATACTTTGGTCCCATAAGCAGAAGGATGTAGGCAGTACCGCAACCGGTCCCAGATTCCTGGGCAGAAAGCACCGCGGTAAGATGCGGATCGATTGTGACTGTTATACCGAGGAATCGAGTACGAAGCGCGACGGTTCGCACCGAATACTCGCACCCAGATCGTTGGCGATCGACCCAATAAAACCGGAGGA
Coding sequences within:
- a CDS encoding HpcH/HpaI aldolase family protein, with translation MTTLKRKFGTETNLVGAWLSIGHPTVAEVTATSGFDFVLIDTEHTTLSLETVEDMSRAVDAAAGDTKTLVRVPSDDPVRIKRVLDIGVAGIMVPSIETATEARKIVQSVTYPPEGIRGVASGRAAAYGDDFQQYVETASETITTVVQIETQTGLDNADAIAAVDGIDAVFVGPADLSANLGIFGEWENDRLDTAIDRVVSAGESAEIPVGTLVVDPADIETRVEQEFDFLIVGKDTTHLSTANERIRERYEKEVSQQTATSLSED
- a CDS encoding Gfo/Idh/MocA family protein yields the protein MRFGIIGCGTIAQIMHIPNVVEIPDAELAAICDPAENVIEALGERYNVPPERRYTEAQQLIDESDIDAVIITTPMQTHADIVETTLESGLDTLVEKPLAVRPADARQLATVAEQSDATAMVAYNRRFELAYERLADELTDVEQIDSITDYAVDADFSKSLPDIYDLVEPELSDSFIERSTERRRRQCKQAIETDDDDLAAAYDFQLEHICHDVNALRGLFGDVASIEHVDFVRDGYFATAHLVFDGGERCVLQTGDSNRHWHEQFLRIDTPDRMLSLEFDHPFVKYNSASLSIRSGTEETVDCQYSPTREESFKRELERFIACSRDGAAVPTPISEACADVELIASLFAHGRE
- a CDS encoding glucose 1-dehydrogenase, with the protein product MDAVAYFPDESDVRLIETEKPSPADGEVLVRTLEVGIDGSDRRIVAGDIGGQPPNGENHLVLGHEAVGVVCDPNGSAFEAGDVVTPLVRRSPDHETRFDTNGELDMAPPGTFHERGITGMHGYMAEYFTSDPAHLVRIPDAIASYGFLVEPASLIEKSLEQAFAARSAFDWRPESAFVLGNGNLGLLATVRLETGEEFARTYCLGRRDRPDPTIDVIEGVGSTYVDSRELPVAAFADEHDPVDYVFETTGYPKHAVDAVFALAPNGVATVQGIPDESMTFDVDCGAFHSELVVTNKALLGVVNSRKRHFEAAVEWLETAPKPLLDELVTGRYGLDEIDAAFEDSPDTLKSVLSFDG
- a CDS encoding IclR family transcriptional regulator; translation: MGEKANNPVKSIVTTFNIVQALRRQDGAGVTELATELDLPKSSVYNYLSTLEQEEYVVKRDGKYHLGLRFLDLGRYVRERDELYETARPELESIAAETDELVNLLVEEHGQGVYVCRVRGDQAVNVAASTGHRVSLHNTGLGKAILAYLPEDRVDEILDEHGMEAATPHSITDREELKRELDRIREEGVAYDREERIDGLCCVAVPILDPDDRPIGSLSVAGPTSRMKRDRLETELPELLASAANVIELNLTYS